The segment GTGTACTTTGACTTCATCTTTTTTCAACTCTTGGGTCAGTACCTCTGACAATGCCATCAGTCCGAATTTGGAAGCACAGTAACCTCCACCGCCAGGGAAGGTGACGGTACCTGCCACGCTGGAAATATTGACGATGTGGCCTTTTTGCGGGATTAGATAAGGGATGGTGTGTTTACAGGTCAGAAAAACACCCTTCAGATTGATATCCATCATCTCATCCCAATCTTTTTCCGTCAGCTCCTGTACGGAGCTGAACCGTCCCACTCCTGCATTGTTGACCAAAATATCAATGGAGCCAAATTCCTCCACTGCCGCTTTTATCAGGGATTGAACCTGCTCACTTTGTGTTACGTCACAAGGGATTGGAAGAATTTGTTCAGGGTATTCCCGGGACAAGCTTTTCAACCTGTCATGACTGCGGGCTGCTGCCACAACCTTGGCACCGCCTTGGGCGAAGCGGCGAGTGACAGCAGCTCCCAGTCCTTTGCTGGCACCTGTGACAATGGCTACTTTTCCTTGCAAATCAGCCATGGGAAAAAATCCTCCTTTATCATTACCCATAAACTTGAAACAGGGAGTTGTCTCTATTATCGTAACATCAGCTGTTTTGATAATCCATCCACTTTGGGAAGATCATGTTGGGTATCCTTCCTCTCAGATGGGAACTTTTGGACTGATGTTGGCATACATCTATTTTAATACCGGGATATGTTTTTTGTTTGCCGGCACAAGAGGGATGCATTCTTTCTTCAAAGAGAGTGGGTGGAGTCCAATGATGATACACCAGGTGGATTGGAAAGCGATATATCCGGATATGATTTTTTTAAACGGGCCTCGGAATCGTCGGGAAGTGGCTCTTACTTTTGATGACGGCCCGGAGACAAATTATACACCGCGAATCCTGTCGATATTGAGTCGGCATCGGGTCCGGGCGGCGTTTTTCTGTCTGGGACAACATGTGGCTGCTTATCCCAACGTTCTCCGTCAAATCGTCAACCAAGGTCATATTGTGGGAAATCATTCATGGAG is part of the Kroppenstedtia pulmonis genome and harbors:
- a CDS encoding SDR family oxidoreductase, with the protein product MADLQGKVAIVTGASKGLGAAVTRRFAQGGAKVVAAARSHDRLKSLSREYPEQILPIPCDVTQSEQVQSLIKAAVEEFGSIDILVNNAGVGRFSSVQELTEKDWDEMMDINLKGVFLTCKHTIPYLIPQKGHIVNISSVAGTVTFPGGGGYCASKFGLMALSEVLTQELKKDEVKVHTLCPGSIQTDFSENPKSYALEAEQVAEAVWTMVTAPAGVIYNQVIMRPQVPPQFQK